The DNA window CCTGGTCTTTCATTGTCGATGCAACGCACGCTGTCATGGCGCTTCCGGAAACACGAGATGGAAAGAAAGCCGATTTCCATTCGCAACGGACCTACAACCAGAGTGTTCTTGCATCGCCTGACGTGGCGCAGTCTATTATCGACCGGCACATGGGGCATGCTTCTGAAGGGACAGGGCCCAGAATTTATAATCGCAGGGCGCTTGCACTCGGTGAAGCTCTAAATTTGAAGGAGCGTCTCACGATCATGATGCGCGAAATGCCGGACGTCACGTCGCACGTGCCCCGACAGGAGAAACCGAACCTTCTTGCTCTGAACAAGCGCTCGCGTGTCGGATCGGCACCAGGCCGTAGGGCAAAGCAGAATTTCTGCAAATGACCAATCCTACGTTTCTGCTAGGTAAACAAAAGAACTGGCGGAACAGCTTTGTGTGACTTTTTCAATGGTCGATTACCCCATAGCCGTTCATCATCAGAAAAATATGCTGCCGCACATAGTTAAACCATCGGCGCTGCTGCGCTGGCTAGCATTGCTGTAACCACAGGCCACATTATTCTACATGTCTATCCCGCTCCAACAGATAGCCCGCGTCGCTCCTGAAATTACGATGTTGCAGACGCAGCCAAGATAGGAGGGGGTCGGCTGTCCTCGGTTAGATGTTCGAAGCTTCCTTCCTGCATTGTCAGGGCCAGATCATGCCTCATGAAGATTGCCCGTCAGGCTCCAAACTCGTCAGCTGAGTATCCGCGATCGTTAAGCGCTTCACATGCGCTACCCATGGATCGTTGGTCATTCGCCAGCAGACACCACGTGTGCCACGAACGCGCCTGACACGTCGCGGACCCAAGCAGCATCGAAGCCAAGGCTTTCTGCATGAAGGACCCGCTCGGTCATGCGGCTGACGTCAGGCACGCCGAACGGACGCCCGTCGGATGCAGCCTTCTGCCGTCCACCGGCTGACCAATCGTTGTCGAGAGGTAACTCGACGCCGAATGTCATCCGTGAAGCGAGCCTATCAAGCGCGTCCATGGGCCACCTCCCTTCCGTTCGCCTTGCGCTCGAGCGACCCACTCCAGCGGACGAGAATGATACCGATGACAACGATTGCGGCTCCAACATAAGGCGCGGCTTGCAAGCCCATCTGCTCAACAACGTGGCCACCGACCCACGCACCGAAGGCGATGCCCAGATTAAAGGCGCCGATGTTCATGCCCGACGCGACGTCGGTCGCTTCCGGCGAAACCTCGCGCGCAATCTGGACGACATAGGATTGCAGCGGCGGAACATTGCCGAACGCGAAGCCACCCCAGAAGAGCGTGACGGCAATCGCAGCCCAAGACGAGGTCAGCCCTAACCCAAGAAGAATGAGCGAGAGCGCCAGGCCTCCAAAGACGATTGTCAGCGCGGGAACCGGGCCGATCCGGTCGGCGAGCTTGCCACCAAGGATGTTTCCAACGGCGACCGACACGCCGTAAAGCAGGATCACGAGGCTCACGGAGCCTTCGGACAGCCCTGTGACGTCGGTCAACATCGGCGCGAGATAGGTGAAGGCGATAAAGTTGCCTCCGTATCCCACCGCCGTGATCAGGTAGACCAGAAGCAGGCGAGGAGACGTGAGGACCTGCGCTTGCTGGCGCAGACTCGGTGGTTCATCGCTCTCCAGGTTGGACGGAATAAGCCAGGCACTGGCACCGAGCCCGATCAGGGCGAGCACGACCACTCCGAAAAAGGTCGCATGCCAACCGAAGTTCTGGCCGATCCACGTTCCGAGCGGAACGCCGGTAACCAGTGCCACCGTCAGGCCGAGAAACACCAAGGCAATGGCGCTGGATTCCTTGTCCTTCGGCACGAGCTTGGTCGCGATCGTCGAAGCAATTGCGAAGAACACACCGTGTGCCAGTCCCGTGATAAAGCGGGCCGTGACGAGGGCTAGATAACTCGGCGCGAAAGCCGCAAGCAGATTACCCACGGTAAACAGCACCAGCAAGGAGAGAAGCAGCGTCCTGCGCGGAAGCTTGCCGGTCAATGCCGTCAGAATTGGCGCCCCAATCGTGACACCAAGCGCGTAGAGGCTGACGAGAAGGCCTGCCGAGGGAAGGGATACGCCAAGATCGCTGGCGATTGTGGGTATGAGACCGACGATTACGAATTCGGTCGTGCCGACTGCGAAGGCGCTGATGGTGAGCGCCCACAGAGCGAGCGGCATAGTCTTCTTTCCGACCATGATACACTCCAAGTTCGAGAATTGGTTCGACGACGACGTAAGCCGGAGGTATCGTTCGAAAAACCGCACGAAAGACAATGCACCATTGCCGCAAAAGCACGAATTGCCTGACCTGAAGGAGATCACTGCTTTCATAGCGGTGGCTGAAGATGGCGGTTTCGCCGAGGCTGCCCGAAGGCTGGGCGTTGCGCCTTCTTCGTTAAGCCGTTCCGTCGCGCGGCTCGAAGCGCGGCTGGGCTTCAACGTTTTCCGCCGCACGACACGACAGGTCAGCTTGACCGAAGAGGGTGCTGCCACCTTGGCACGGGCGCGGGATCTCATCGCAACTGCCGAGAAGTTTGCTGACCTCGGTTCGGTGCGAGGAAAACCCGCAGGCGTGATCAACCTCAACGCGCCGGTGCCCTTTATCCTCCACGCTATCGCGCCAAGGATACATGAATTCTGCTCGGCTTATCCGGGCGTGACGGTCAGACTGTCGATGACCGACACGCTGGTCGATCTCATCTCCGCCCATGCCGATGTCGCCATACGTTTTGGCGAGCTGGAGGATTCATCGCTTCTTTATCGGCACCTCGGACGGTCGGCGTGGAGACTGGTGAGTGCTCCCTCGCTGATCGAAACCCGCGGCATGCCCAAGGAGATTTCCGATCTCGAGAATTTCGAGCAAGTGGCTTTCATGAATCCTGCTCGCCTCAATGACCTGTGGTTCGAAGGCCGCTCGAAACCGCTCCGCCTTCAACCTGCCATTCATGCCGACAACGGAGAAGCTGTTCGCGCCTTGGTCCTGGCAGGCAACGGGATTGCGCAATTTTCCGACTACATGATTGATGCCGACATCAGATCGGGGAAGGCAGTCTCGCTTTTGCAGGAAAAGCTGCGAACCCCAGCCATTCCGGTAAATGCGCTTTACTCCGAGCCAGCAGGAAGGCTCGGCCGGATGAAGGTGTTTCTGGACTGGCTAAGTCATGTAACGGTCGAGCTCTTTGCCGGTTAGGGACGCCCGGCGATCTTTCGAACGGAGAATCTTGCGGCAGCTTTGCGCCCAACATTCCGCTATTTCGCGTCTCCGTCGTCAGCCATAAAACCTGCCGTTCGTTCAAGCGGCGAGAAATCGGATGGCCGTGTCACAATTCTGCTCGAAAGCAAAGACGAGGTAAGCGCAGACGGCGGAAGACCACACCCATGAAGGCTAGGCTGCTGCTAAGCGATAACGTCGCTCTTGCTCGACCTGCTCGACGACGATGATCCGGCCACTTGCCCGTAAGGTCGAAAGTGCCGAATGGACCGAGTTCGCTTTCCAGCCGGTCAGATCAACGATTTCCTTGATGCTTGCGCCACCTTCACGTGCGAGCATTCCGACCAGCAGTGCCTGCTTCGTTGCGACGCGCGTCAAAGTCAGTGCCCCCCTCGATCGGTAGCGGTTGTCCACTGAATACGATTAGATTGTCCGGCTCTGATGCAAACCACGCATAGCTGCCCCATGCTAGGCTGCTCACCGTCTTGCGAAACGTCGCGGAGGCGCGATCAAGATAAGCGGTCACAAACGCAACATGATCCGGCGCGAAGCCTGCTCCTTCGGCGATCTGCAAGAGCGCGGTCTTTCGCGCGTCATTCACGGGGCCATCGGTATGGACGACTTCGATGAAAACCATCAACGGATGGGCAGGGCCAAGATCGACCAGCACGATGTCTGGCAAGCTCTTGTCCGCAGGGATCGTCAGGCCAATCGCCTTGGCAAGCTCGTCATCGCGGGCGACGACCTTGTTGCCGCTTTCGCTAAGCGCGATCACACCCGGCTTTTCGAGGAACTTGGTCGCGAAGACCTCGATGACCGCTTTGGAAATGTCGGTACTGGCTCCCGGCGACATGCGGCGGGTTTCCCCGTTGGGGAATGTCACCAGCTCATATTCGCCGCCACGAGTCGCGCCCTTGCGGACGATCGCGATGCGGGCGAGTGCGCCGACGGACAGATGCTTTTCCCGCCAAGCAGTCGCCTTGGCGTGGAAAGCGGCCTCGTCAAGACCGGGCGCAAGAAGTTCGGCAAAACCGGCTTGTAGGGCGTAGCGGCCCGCAGGTGAGGTGGTCGGGAGACCTGGGCGCTCGATCACTGCGCCATTCTGGATCAAGGCGTAGCGGATCGTGTCGTCGCGGATAGATTCCCGCGTGTTCACCGCATACCAGCGGCCCGCCACGTCCGCCTTGCTCGGCTTAATGGACGCAACCGCCCAGCCATCGCGCGCGCCGTCATCGGTTTGCGCGGCCTGATCGTCGGTCATGCGCGTGACCTGATCGGGGCGTATCCAGCGATCCGCATTTTCAATCGCGCCGACATAGAGCATCACGAAGATAGTCTTGGCTGCGATTTCCCAAATGGAATGCTCGCGATTGGCCTGCCCTTCCGGGAAGATCACGGGAAGGCGGCTGTGGATTTCGGTCCATGAAGACAGTGCGGGCAGTGTCATGATTTTACGTCATAGAGACTGCGCAGCGCCTCTTCGACTGCCGCCCGCGTCGCGCCTTTGGCGATCAGGCGCTCGATCGGCGCCATCGCCGCTGCCGGGGGCAAGGGAATGGATTCCAGCTCGAACGCCGACACCGCAACGCTTCCGCTGATGCAGCGGAATACCTGATCGACGACATTGCTGTTTAGAATGGCGGCGACCACTGCAGGCGAAACATTCGGCTTCCCTACGGCGCGCACCATGTTGAGATGGTTTTCGACCACAACTCCGCCATGAATATCGATAAAAGATTGCGGCAGCTCGGCCGCGATCAGGCGGCGCAACTGTTCCTTAGCAGTCGTGCGCTGCACGAGCACACAGCCCCTATCGACAACCAGCCAGTCATCCCCGGCTTCCGTCTTGAAATAGGGCGCGTGGTTCTTCTTGTCGGCGCGGAAAATGAAACGCCCGTCCGCCGTCACTGCTTCCGCCCATATCAGCGGATGCAACCCTCGTGCGGCACGGCCACGCATCTGCGGCTTAAACCTGTTCCACACTAGCGGACCCGTCGAAACGCCATAGCCCCAATCGGAGAAGCGGGCCGACATACCTTCGGTCGCCTTTATGAGAGCGACATGGGCAGGTTCGCGCGGCGCGAGCCAGGGCGCGCCAGCATCGTCAGGCAGACCGACTTTGCCGTTCTTGGTCAAGCGCGCCTCGCGCTCGTTCTCGACGTTAAGATAGTGAACCTGAAAACGCTCGGGTTTTCCGCCTTTTCGATAGAGCGCCAGCAGGGTTTCCTGCAGTACGTCTTCAAAGACGCCGCGTCGTGCATGCACGAAATCGATCGCCACGGGCGGGGCTTCGGCGGCAAGAAGCCGGCGCAGAGCGGTATAATACTGTCCGCCGAGCACGCTGGTCGGCGTTAGATAGGCGATGACGCCGCCAGGGCGCGCCCAGCGCAGGGCGATGTCGGTGAAAACGCCATAAAGGTTGGCATGACCGTAGAGGCCGCGCGCATAGCGTGCACGTTGCGCGGCCGTCAGCGTCACGCGGCCATATGGGGGGTTGCCGACTACGAGATCGAACTGCGCGACAGGCGTTTCCTCCAATGTGTCGCAGACCTTCACGCAAATGGGCGCAGGGCGGCCGCTTGCTGCACTCAAGTCGGAAAGGAGAATTTCAAGAGCGGCTTGCGATAGCGCGGCCGCATGAGGATCAAGTTCCAGCCCCGACAGGCGCGTGCCGAGCTGCGCGAGGATGAAAGCCGCCTCGCTACCTTCGAGCGCGCCACGTATGCGCATCGCCGCTTCCAGAAGGAAGGCCCCACCGCCACTCGCCGGATCGAGCACGCGCGCGGTGGACCAGTCAACGCCGCCCTCGACAGCTAGATCGAGAAGGCGCTGTGCGAGTGCAGGGGGCGTATAGAATGCGCCAAGCGCGCTGCGATCCTTGCCCGGCAATAACGTCGTGTAGAGGCTTGTCAGGAAATAGCAGCCTTCCATAAGGGGAAGGGCTGTAGCTTCGCGGCCGATTGACGCGGCGAGCTGGCGTGCAGTGGCGTCGAGCTTGCCCCGCACCGACACGAAGGGCGGGCTTAGAGTAAGGGCGGGCGCGACCTCGGCGGCAAAAGCCTGGATCGCGGCGCGCGAGAACAGAGCCGCTTGCGCCGTGCGGCGACCTTCGGCGATCGTTTTCGACCAAGCACGGGCTATGACCCGCGCGCGGGAAAGTTCTATACGCTTGGCATCGAGTGCAACGACCGTTTCGGGTGATGCGGTTTTCTTGAGCCTTGCCGACAATTTCATGCCGCCTTGCCTTTCTCGGCGTCGAGCGCGCGATACGATGTTGAGCGGCCGACCTGCGTCGTCTGCGCTATATCAGAGGGTCTTTCGCCGGGTTCTAACGAGGCGCGCGCATGGCGCACCTGCCCGGCCGACATGGCGCGCTTGCGTCCAATACGCACGCCGCGCGATCGCTCAGCAGCCAGGCCAGCCTTGGAGCGTTTAGCGATCAGCGCGCGCTCAAAGTCGACAAGCGCGCCTATGAGGTGAAAGACGAGGTGGCCGCCCGCCCTCATCGTGTCGATATTTGCAAAAAGAGACCGGAATCCGCAACGACGCTTGCTCAGCTCGCGGATTACTTCGATCAGGTGCGGAAGCGATAGGCCGAGGCGATCGAGCTTCCAGACCATCAGGACGTCGCCATCGCCACATTGGGCAAGGGCTTCGTCGAGGCCAGAGCGCTTGGTCACGGTGCCGGATATGTGATCTTTAAATACCTTATCGCATCCCGCGGCGCTCAATGCGAGGCGCTGCTTATCGAGGTTCTGATCCACTGTAGATACCCGTGCATAGCCCCATTTCATGCGGTTATTTTGGGACAGAGTCTTGGGACGCGCAAGCATATGTTTTTGTTATGTTCGCAAAATTGGCCCTCACACTGTCCTTTGTGAGAAAAATTTAAAGCCCACTCATTATGCCGCACGTTCGGTAATCGCCTGAAACCATCCAAGGATTTCGCCACCGGCATCGACCTCGCGGAGCTGTGCGAGTGTCATGCTGGACGCTACGGCATTGTTTAGACGGGTTTTTGCGCGTGACTGTTTTTTGCTTTGCTTTTCATGATCGAGCT is part of the Novosphingopyxis iocasae genome and encodes:
- a CDS encoding MFS transporter, whose amino-acid sequence is MPLALWALTISAFAVGTTEFVIVGLIPTIASDLGVSLPSAGLLVSLYALGVTIGAPILTALTGKLPRRTLLLSLLVLFTVGNLLAAFAPSYLALVTARFITGLAHGVFFAIASTIATKLVPKDKESSAIALVFLGLTVALVTGVPLGTWIGQNFGWHATFFGVVVLALIGLGASAWLIPSNLESDEPPSLRQQAQVLTSPRLLLVYLITAVGYGGNFIAFTYLAPMLTDVTGLSEGSVSLVILLYGVSVAVGNILGGKLADRIGPVPALTIVFGGLALSLILLGLGLTSSWAAIAVTLFWGGFAFGNVPPLQSYVVQIAREVSPEATDVASGMNIGAFNLGIAFGAWVGGHVVEQMGLQAAPYVGAAIVVIGIILVRWSGSLERKANGREVAHGRA
- a CDS encoding LysR family transcriptional regulator, with product MVSAHRASGIVFFPTMIHSKFENWFDDDVSRRYRSKNRTKDNAPLPQKHELPDLKEITAFIAVAEDGGFAEAARRLGVAPSSLSRSVARLEARLGFNVFRRTTRQVSLTEEGAATLARARDLIATAEKFADLGSVRGKPAGVINLNAPVPFILHAIAPRIHEFCSAYPGVTVRLSMTDTLVDLISAHADVAIRFGELEDSSLLYRHLGRSAWRLVSAPSLIETRGMPKEISDLENFEQVAFMNPARLNDLWFEGRSKPLRLQPAIHADNGEAVRALVLAGNGIAQFSDYMIDADIRSGKAVSLLQEKLRTPAIPVNALYSEPAGRLGRMKVFLDWLSHVTVELFAG
- a CDS encoding DUF3489 domain-containing protein; amino-acid sequence: MLAREGGASIKEIVDLTGWKANSVHSALSTLRASGRIIVVEQVEQERRYRLAAA
- a CDS encoding BsuBI/PstI family type II restriction endonuclease, giving the protein MTLPALSSWTEIHSRLPVIFPEGQANREHSIWEIAAKTIFVMLYVGAIENADRWIRPDQVTRMTDDQAAQTDDGARDGWAVASIKPSKADVAGRWYAVNTRESIRDDTIRYALIQNGAVIERPGLPTTSPAGRYALQAGFAELLAPGLDEAAFHAKATAWREKHLSVGALARIAIVRKGATRGGEYELVTFPNGETRRMSPGASTDISKAVIEVFATKFLEKPGVIALSESGNKVVARDDELAKAIGLTIPADKSLPDIVLVDLGPAHPLMVFIEVVHTDGPVNDARKTALLQIAEGAGFAPDHVAFVTAYLDRASATFRKTVSSLAWGSYAWFASEPDNLIVFSGQPLPIEGGTDFDARRNEAGTAGRNART
- a CDS encoding HsdM family class I SAM-dependent methyltransferase is translated as MKLSARLKKTASPETVVALDAKRIELSRARVIARAWSKTIAEGRRTAQAALFSRAAIQAFAAEVAPALTLSPPFVSVRGKLDATARQLAASIGREATALPLMEGCYFLTSLYTTLLPGKDRSALGAFYTPPALAQRLLDLAVEGGVDWSTARVLDPASGGGAFLLEAAMRIRGALEGSEAAFILAQLGTRLSGLELDPHAAALSQAALEILLSDLSAASGRPAPICVKVCDTLEETPVAQFDLVVGNPPYGRVTLTAAQRARYARGLYGHANLYGVFTDIALRWARPGGVIAYLTPTSVLGGQYYTALRRLLAAEAPPVAIDFVHARRGVFEDVLQETLLALYRKGGKPERFQVHYLNVENEREARLTKNGKVGLPDDAGAPWLAPREPAHVALIKATEGMSARFSDWGYGVSTGPLVWNRFKPQMRGRAARGLHPLIWAEAVTADGRFIFRADKKNHAPYFKTEAGDDWLVVDRGCVLVQRTTAKEQLRRLIAAELPQSFIDIHGGVVVENHLNMVRAVGKPNVSPAVVAAILNSNVVDQVFRCISGSVAVSAFELESIPLPPAAAMAPIERLIAKGATRAAVEEALRSLYDVKS
- a CDS encoding recombinase family protein, giving the protein MDQNLDKQRLALSAAGCDKVFKDHISGTVTKRSGLDEALAQCGDGDVLMVWKLDRLGLSLPHLIEVIRELSKRRCGFRSLFANIDTMRAGGHLVFHLIGALVDFERALIAKRSKAGLAAERSRGVRIGRKRAMSAGQVRHARASLEPGERPSDIAQTTQVGRSTSYRALDAEKGKAA